The following are encoded together in the Pygocentrus nattereri isolate fPygNat1 chromosome 3, fPygNat1.pri, whole genome shotgun sequence genome:
- the LOC108429008 gene encoding complement C1s subcomponent-like isoform X2 produces the protein MSFAFQPVMYGEVQSPHYPEHSPSPLHEHWDLEVPKGYQIQLNFSYLNIKLSTGCRNDFFKIVHNGTVEKFCGEGNRSISIPTSNVRLSLQTSEVDKGPYPPVGFSAFYHAEDVDECLGNRTDLPCSHICLNTMGSYLCACPHGFRLKSNQHTCVEVQCESPNNINGRITPTLSTYYYNNVTTVHCDEGYRINTEGGEVSMHQFTCQSNGQWSMPLLRCHITYCGAVPALLNGKVLHISGAHNQYRSVIKLHCNEPYALPATQNATFTCYADKKWKDDHNRVMPVLHKCLPVCGRPSAALTRHKRVLGGQLASQRAFPWHVFMHQPVRGGGAIISEQWILTAANNLMSNNQPVSPDKVKIHIGGNDALQLSSMPPLQIESLHIHPLYNNPDFTNFDHDLALIKLKNTIQYNADVMPLCLPSLEAEYTPSLTGWVSGFGQTARSKISRYLRYTSLPLVNKEMCQKFIDNLRIPVPLTDNMFCAGVPKGGKDACGGDAGGAFVLKQNGVFYAAGIVSWGYECGKPGRYGVYTRVAQYVDWINKTMSEN, from the exons ATG AGTTTTGCATTCCAGCCAGTGATGTATGGTGAAGTTCAGTCTCCTCACTATCCTGAACATTCTCCATCTCCTCTTCATGAGCACTGGGACCTGGAGGTGCCCAAGGGCTACCAGATTCAGCTCAACTTCAGCTACCTCAATATCAAGCTGTCAACAGGCTGCAGGAATGACTTTTTCAAG ATAGTGCACAATGGAACGGTGGAGAAATTCtgtggtgaagggaacagatcCATTTCCATACCTACCAGCAATGTTCGACTGTCCCTTCAGACCAGTGAAGTTGACAAAGGGCCTTACCCACCAGTGGGCTTCTCTGCATTCTACCACGCTGAAG ATGTAGATGAATGCTTAGGGAACAGAACAGACCTTCCCTGCTCTCATATCTGTCTCAATACCATGGGCTCTTACCTTTGTGCCTGTCCTCATGGCTTCAGACTGAAGTCTAACCAGCACACCTGTGTTG AGGTTCAATGTGAGTCTCCAAACAACATAAATGGCAGAATAACCCCAACACTTTCTACGTACTACTACAACAATGTGACCACTGTTCACTGTGATGAGGGCTACAGAATCAATACA gaAGGAGGAGAGGTCAGCATGCATCAATTCACCTGTCAGAGTAATGGCCAGTGGAGTATGCCTCTTCTTCGGTGCCACA TTACATATTGTGGAGCCGTGCCAGCTTTACTGAATGGGAAAGTGTTACACATCTCTGGTGCTCATAATCAGTATCGCTCTGTTATTAAGCTGCACTGTAATGAGCCATATGCTTTGCCTGCCACACAAAATG CAACCTTCACCTGTTACGCAGATAAGAAATGGAAAGATGATCACAACAGAGTGATGCCTGTGCTTCACAAGTGTCTCCCAG TGTGTGGACGTCCATCTGCTGCTCTGACACGCCACAAGAGGGTGTTAGGAGGTCAGCTTGCTTCACAGAGGGCCTTTCCCTGGCATGTCTTTATGCACCAGCCAGTTAGAGGAGGTGGGGCTATAATATCAGAACAGTGGATCTTGACAGCAGCGAACAATTTGATGTCCAATAACCAACCTGTTTCTCCAGACAAAGTAAAG ATACACATTGGAGGCAATGATGCCCTACAACTATCTTCCATGCCACCTCTACAGATCGAGTCTTTACACATTCATCCCCTGTACAATAATCCAGATTTCACAAATTTCGACCATGATCTTgcactgataaaactgaagaATACCATTCAATATAATGCTGATGTTATGCCACTCTGTCTGCCTTCATTGGAAGCTGAATATACTCCCAGCCTCACTGG GTGGGTCTCTGGCTTTGGACAGACTGCAAgatcaaaaatatccaggtaTCTCAGGTATACTTCCCTCCCTCTTGTGAATAAGGAGATGTGCCAAAAATTCATTGATAATTTGAGGATTCCAGTGCCCCTAACAGACAACATGTTTTGTGCTGGTGTCCCAAAAGGCGGAAAAGATGCATGTGGTGGTGATGCTGGAGGGGCATTTGTTTTGAAACAGAATGGCGTATTCTATGCTGCAGGGATTGTTAGTTGGGGGTATGAGTGTGGTAAACCAGGCAGATATGGGGTATATACCCGGGTAGCACAGTATGTAGACTGGATAAACAAGACAATGAGTGAAAACTAA
- the LOC108429008 gene encoding complement C1s subcomponent-like isoform X3 — MPVMYGEVQSPHYPEHSPSPLHEHWDLEVPKGYQIQLNFSYLNIKLSTGCRNDFFKIVHNGTVEKFCGEGNRSISIPTSNVRLSLQTSEVDKGPYPPVGFSAFYHAEDVDECLGNRTDLPCSHICLNTMGSYLCACPHGFRLKSNQHTCVEVQCESPNNINGRITPTLSTYYYNNVTTVHCDEGYRINTEGGEVSMHQFTCQSNGQWSMPLLRCHITYCGAVPALLNGKVLHISGAHNQYRSVIKLHCNEPYALPATQNATFTCYADKKWKDDHNRVMPVLHKCLPVCGRPSAALTRHKRVLGGQLASQRAFPWHVFMHQPVRGGGAIISEQWILTAANNLMSNNQPVSPDKVKIHIGGNDALQLSSMPPLQIESLHIHPLYNNPDFTNFDHDLALIKLKNTIQYNADVMPLCLPSLEAEYTPSLTGWVSGFGQTARSKISRYLRYTSLPLVNKEMCQKFIDNLRIPVPLTDNMFCAGVPKGGKDACGGDAGGAFVLKQNGVFYAAGIVSWGYECGKPGRYGVYTRVAQYVDWINKTMSEN, encoded by the exons ATG CCAGTGATGTATGGTGAAGTTCAGTCTCCTCACTATCCTGAACATTCTCCATCTCCTCTTCATGAGCACTGGGACCTGGAGGTGCCCAAGGGCTACCAGATTCAGCTCAACTTCAGCTACCTCAATATCAAGCTGTCAACAGGCTGCAGGAATGACTTTTTCAAG ATAGTGCACAATGGAACGGTGGAGAAATTCtgtggtgaagggaacagatcCATTTCCATACCTACCAGCAATGTTCGACTGTCCCTTCAGACCAGTGAAGTTGACAAAGGGCCTTACCCACCAGTGGGCTTCTCTGCATTCTACCACGCTGAAG ATGTAGATGAATGCTTAGGGAACAGAACAGACCTTCCCTGCTCTCATATCTGTCTCAATACCATGGGCTCTTACCTTTGTGCCTGTCCTCATGGCTTCAGACTGAAGTCTAACCAGCACACCTGTGTTG AGGTTCAATGTGAGTCTCCAAACAACATAAATGGCAGAATAACCCCAACACTTTCTACGTACTACTACAACAATGTGACCACTGTTCACTGTGATGAGGGCTACAGAATCAATACA gaAGGAGGAGAGGTCAGCATGCATCAATTCACCTGTCAGAGTAATGGCCAGTGGAGTATGCCTCTTCTTCGGTGCCACA TTACATATTGTGGAGCCGTGCCAGCTTTACTGAATGGGAAAGTGTTACACATCTCTGGTGCTCATAATCAGTATCGCTCTGTTATTAAGCTGCACTGTAATGAGCCATATGCTTTGCCTGCCACACAAAATG CAACCTTCACCTGTTACGCAGATAAGAAATGGAAAGATGATCACAACAGAGTGATGCCTGTGCTTCACAAGTGTCTCCCAG TGTGTGGACGTCCATCTGCTGCTCTGACACGCCACAAGAGGGTGTTAGGAGGTCAGCTTGCTTCACAGAGGGCCTTTCCCTGGCATGTCTTTATGCACCAGCCAGTTAGAGGAGGTGGGGCTATAATATCAGAACAGTGGATCTTGACAGCAGCGAACAATTTGATGTCCAATAACCAACCTGTTTCTCCAGACAAAGTAAAG ATACACATTGGAGGCAATGATGCCCTACAACTATCTTCCATGCCACCTCTACAGATCGAGTCTTTACACATTCATCCCCTGTACAATAATCCAGATTTCACAAATTTCGACCATGATCTTgcactgataaaactgaagaATACCATTCAATATAATGCTGATGTTATGCCACTCTGTCTGCCTTCATTGGAAGCTGAATATACTCCCAGCCTCACTGG GTGGGTCTCTGGCTTTGGACAGACTGCAAgatcaaaaatatccaggtaTCTCAGGTATACTTCCCTCCCTCTTGTGAATAAGGAGATGTGCCAAAAATTCATTGATAATTTGAGGATTCCAGTGCCCCTAACAGACAACATGTTTTGTGCTGGTGTCCCAAAAGGCGGAAAAGATGCATGTGGTGGTGATGCTGGAGGGGCATTTGTTTTGAAACAGAATGGCGTATTCTATGCTGCAGGGATTGTTAGTTGGGGGTATGAGTGTGGTAAACCAGGCAGATATGGGGTATATACCCGGGTAGCACAGTATGTAGACTGGATAAACAAGACAATGAGTGAAAACTAA
- the LOC108429008 gene encoding complement C1s-B subcomponent-like isoform X1: protein MDWSLNLIWLLVIYMNIQSFAFQPVMYGEVQSPHYPEHSPSPLHEHWDLEVPKGYQIQLNFSYLNIKLSTGCRNDFFKIVHNGTVEKFCGEGNRSISIPTSNVRLSLQTSEVDKGPYPPVGFSAFYHAEDVDECLGNRTDLPCSHICLNTMGSYLCACPHGFRLKSNQHTCVEVQCESPNNINGRITPTLSTYYYNNVTTVHCDEGYRINTEGGEVSMHQFTCQSNGQWSMPLLRCHITYCGAVPALLNGKVLHISGAHNQYRSVIKLHCNEPYALPATQNATFTCYADKKWKDDHNRVMPVLHKCLPVCGRPSAALTRHKRVLGGQLASQRAFPWHVFMHQPVRGGGAIISEQWILTAANNLMSNNQPVSPDKVKIHIGGNDALQLSSMPPLQIESLHIHPLYNNPDFTNFDHDLALIKLKNTIQYNADVMPLCLPSLEAEYTPSLTGWVSGFGQTARSKISRYLRYTSLPLVNKEMCQKFIDNLRIPVPLTDNMFCAGVPKGGKDACGGDAGGAFVLKQNGVFYAAGIVSWGYECGKPGRYGVYTRVAQYVDWINKTMSEN, encoded by the exons ATGGACTGGAGTTTGAATCTCATATG GCTTCTTGTAATATATATGAACATACAGAGTTTTGCATTCCAGCCAGTGATGTATGGTGAAGTTCAGTCTCCTCACTATCCTGAACATTCTCCATCTCCTCTTCATGAGCACTGGGACCTGGAGGTGCCCAAGGGCTACCAGATTCAGCTCAACTTCAGCTACCTCAATATCAAGCTGTCAACAGGCTGCAGGAATGACTTTTTCAAG ATAGTGCACAATGGAACGGTGGAGAAATTCtgtggtgaagggaacagatcCATTTCCATACCTACCAGCAATGTTCGACTGTCCCTTCAGACCAGTGAAGTTGACAAAGGGCCTTACCCACCAGTGGGCTTCTCTGCATTCTACCACGCTGAAG ATGTAGATGAATGCTTAGGGAACAGAACAGACCTTCCCTGCTCTCATATCTGTCTCAATACCATGGGCTCTTACCTTTGTGCCTGTCCTCATGGCTTCAGACTGAAGTCTAACCAGCACACCTGTGTTG AGGTTCAATGTGAGTCTCCAAACAACATAAATGGCAGAATAACCCCAACACTTTCTACGTACTACTACAACAATGTGACCACTGTTCACTGTGATGAGGGCTACAGAATCAATACA gaAGGAGGAGAGGTCAGCATGCATCAATTCACCTGTCAGAGTAATGGCCAGTGGAGTATGCCTCTTCTTCGGTGCCACA TTACATATTGTGGAGCCGTGCCAGCTTTACTGAATGGGAAAGTGTTACACATCTCTGGTGCTCATAATCAGTATCGCTCTGTTATTAAGCTGCACTGTAATGAGCCATATGCTTTGCCTGCCACACAAAATG CAACCTTCACCTGTTACGCAGATAAGAAATGGAAAGATGATCACAACAGAGTGATGCCTGTGCTTCACAAGTGTCTCCCAG TGTGTGGACGTCCATCTGCTGCTCTGACACGCCACAAGAGGGTGTTAGGAGGTCAGCTTGCTTCACAGAGGGCCTTTCCCTGGCATGTCTTTATGCACCAGCCAGTTAGAGGAGGTGGGGCTATAATATCAGAACAGTGGATCTTGACAGCAGCGAACAATTTGATGTCCAATAACCAACCTGTTTCTCCAGACAAAGTAAAG ATACACATTGGAGGCAATGATGCCCTACAACTATCTTCCATGCCACCTCTACAGATCGAGTCTTTACACATTCATCCCCTGTACAATAATCCAGATTTCACAAATTTCGACCATGATCTTgcactgataaaactgaagaATACCATTCAATATAATGCTGATGTTATGCCACTCTGTCTGCCTTCATTGGAAGCTGAATATACTCCCAGCCTCACTGG GTGGGTCTCTGGCTTTGGACAGACTGCAAgatcaaaaatatccaggtaTCTCAGGTATACTTCCCTCCCTCTTGTGAATAAGGAGATGTGCCAAAAATTCATTGATAATTTGAGGATTCCAGTGCCCCTAACAGACAACATGTTTTGTGCTGGTGTCCCAAAAGGCGGAAAAGATGCATGTGGTGGTGATGCTGGAGGGGCATTTGTTTTGAAACAGAATGGCGTATTCTATGCTGCAGGGATTGTTAGTTGGGGGTATGAGTGTGGTAAACCAGGCAGATATGGGGTATATACCCGGGTAGCACAGTATGTAGACTGGATAAACAAGACAATGAGTGAAAACTAA